In the Sinorhizobium garamanticum genome, one interval contains:
- a CDS encoding acyltransferase domain-containing protein, giving the protein MSPIGQILPVSAKSALAFQATAGALVEFLSSGVNLREADLVETLSRGRRHFSPSRGVICQNRSSYSVHYGEPIKRVPYGKSSENLVWTFPGQGMRFDWESIADLNGFKVFQDRFNDILDGLRFRLGDCLFTEKIGAFLGKADYSHLCSNERGTIHDQALVFAVELSLSALWLSFGFQPVALVGHSVGEIAAAVSASVLTLDEALDLIVVRSVEMERVPGKGFMCQVDADAESLQAPLQEFGLEVACKNCPDRAVVGGPDTAYEVLEKYCEENGLRHHRLEVANAFHTEIMAPAARALREYGPTLQPRSPKIPIFSTCPTQQFEPFTLEYWAEQMRSCVDFKSALERVLDRVAEPVFFELGLGQVLSTFARSTAACKCQDELGVISGISRTEHPVAEKIADLFAAGYAIPWNKLNKTGAGSLVPMPTYRFSRHEIASKVFGMQVAGQSGISLPFFGDASISKSTVFEISAQYVDWLKGHQVNGIYVVPTAGVLAMIFDFLPSSDHTTTIRLDNVVFEAPIVLDAAKSTCQIGIQLERGERPQVALYSRSTGRKAAWRRNATAVVGFFADRPDDLKPFAGGGESVSSEALYAHFASQGMEYGPEYKRIETSWRAENALHARLCPLPDATGLTGLITALNAMLQAMTYVQSAQEQATTLLAANIDSIRLLDLGGSAGPGTVSACDDGKSYVVLRDVRERPVCVMKGVKPPSSTTSAPKGTGIPDGRMDRPVLTKVAEVLGVDSKSLDLNGSLTDNGLDSFQLIELRLALQELTNTHIPLSSISEGLSLDEIERRFAAVVSEANSRVVTTDSPAPGTIKQSRPKIFFIEGILGQVGGEVGLRQSVKDYMDVIGLSAPESGNVDDVVAVARQMADAIEHEQTDGPLRLVGHSFGAMLVYSLAVEFGRRGREIERIVAIDGLLAPALSPYHTARLDDNDFDRLVHMSRGTPVPPRSRTSRAHGAVLGKLKRVFDQNCRIADTAQIYAPIYSPVTLVLPTQDNVTGITNDLFLKNLGAIQSAAGVKDMLDVDLLWVNGDHFSMIRRPAIDKLGCEFLSLE; this is encoded by the coding sequence ATGTCACCGATAGGTCAAATCCTTCCGGTATCAGCAAAGTCGGCTCTGGCGTTTCAGGCCACAGCGGGTGCGCTGGTAGAGTTCCTTTCGTCTGGCGTAAATTTGAGGGAGGCTGACCTGGTTGAGACGTTGTCGCGTGGACGGCGCCATTTCAGCCCATCGCGAGGCGTAATCTGCCAAAATAGAAGTAGTTATAGTGTTCACTATGGCGAACCGATTAAGAGAGTTCCCTATGGAAAAAGTTCGGAAAATCTTGTCTGGACATTTCCGGGGCAGGGAATGCGATTTGATTGGGAAAGTATAGCCGATCTTAATGGTTTCAAAGTATTTCAGGATCGCTTCAACGACATTCTCGACGGATTACGGTTCCGCTTGGGCGATTGTCTTTTTACTGAGAAGATTGGCGCGTTCCTTGGGAAAGCGGACTATAGTCATTTGTGTTCTAACGAGCGCGGTACTATTCATGATCAGGCCTTGGTCTTTGCTGTCGAGCTTTCACTCAGCGCTTTGTGGCTGTCATTTGGATTTCAACCCGTAGCTCTAGTTGGGCATAGCGTCGGTGAGATCGCCGCAGCGGTGTCTGCTAGTGTACTGACTCTGGACGAGGCACTAGATCTAATCGTCGTCCGCTCGGTAGAAATGGAACGGGTGCCCGGAAAAGGCTTTATGTGCCAGGTGGACGCCGATGCAGAGTCATTGCAGGCTCCACTGCAAGAGTTCGGGCTAGAAGTTGCGTGCAAGAACTGCCCTGATCGAGCGGTCGTCGGAGGTCCGGACACTGCCTACGAAGTTCTGGAGAAGTATTGTGAGGAAAACGGATTGAGGCACCACCGCCTCGAGGTCGCGAATGCCTTTCACACTGAGATTATGGCACCGGCAGCGCGAGCGTTACGTGAATATGGTCCAACTCTGCAACCCAGAAGCCCGAAAATTCCAATATTCTCTACCTGCCCGACGCAGCAGTTCGAGCCATTCACATTAGAATACTGGGCCGAACAAATGCGATCCTGCGTCGACTTCAAATCAGCTTTGGAGCGCGTCTTGGATCGCGTGGCGGAACCGGTTTTTTTTGAACTTGGGCTAGGGCAAGTGCTTAGCACTTTTGCGCGGTCGACGGCCGCCTGCAAATGCCAAGATGAATTGGGTGTGATCTCGGGAATCAGCCGTACGGAGCATCCAGTCGCTGAAAAGATAGCTGATCTATTTGCGGCAGGTTATGCCATACCGTGGAACAAGCTCAACAAAACGGGGGCTGGTTCGCTGGTGCCGATGCCGACCTATCGGTTCAGCCGACATGAAATTGCCAGTAAGGTATTCGGCATGCAGGTCGCTGGACAAAGTGGGATCTCACTGCCTTTCTTCGGGGACGCTAGCATCAGCAAGAGCACGGTTTTCGAGATATCGGCGCAATACGTCGATTGGCTGAAGGGGCATCAGGTAAATGGTATATATGTGGTCCCCACGGCCGGAGTGCTGGCGATGATCTTTGATTTTCTTCCCAGCTCAGACCATACAACTACCATACGGTTAGATAACGTTGTTTTTGAAGCTCCCATCGTTCTGGACGCGGCAAAAAGTACCTGTCAAATTGGCATTCAGTTGGAGCGTGGAGAGCGACCCCAGGTGGCTCTTTATTCTCGGTCTACAGGGAGAAAGGCGGCTTGGAGGCGTAATGCTACGGCCGTGGTAGGTTTCTTCGCCGACCGCCCCGATGATCTTAAGCCTTTTGCTGGTGGTGGTGAGTCAGTCTCCTCGGAAGCGCTTTACGCGCACTTTGCGTCTCAGGGGATGGAATATGGACCCGAGTACAAGCGCATTGAAACTAGTTGGCGTGCCGAGAATGCACTTCATGCTAGGCTATGCCCGCTTCCAGACGCCACCGGACTAACCGGATTGATCACAGCACTGAATGCGATGCTGCAGGCGATGACTTATGTACAGAGCGCTCAAGAGCAGGCAACGACGCTTCTCGCGGCAAACATTGACTCAATCCGCTTGCTCGACTTGGGAGGTTCTGCGGGTCCCGGAACTGTCTCAGCATGTGACGACGGCAAATCGTATGTTGTATTGCGCGACGTAAGGGAAAGGCCGGTCTGCGTAATGAAAGGGGTTAAGCCCCCTAGCAGCACTACCTCTGCACCGAAAGGCACCGGCATTCCGGACGGGCGAATGGATAGGCCAGTGTTGACGAAGGTGGCGGAGGTGCTCGGTGTAGATTCGAAATCGCTGGATTTGAATGGTTCCTTAACCGATAATGGTTTAGACTCTTTTCAGCTGATCGAACTCCGTTTGGCGTTACAAGAATTGACCAATACACATATACCGCTGAGTTCGATCTCCGAGGGCCTCAGCCTTGACGAGATCGAACGGCGCTTCGCTGCGGTTGTGAGCGAGGCTAATTCCCGTGTTGTGACGACAGACTCTCCGGCTCCTGGCACGATCAAACAATCCCGCCCAAAGATCTTTTTCATTGAGGGAATTCTCGGTCAAGTTGGTGGAGAAGTTGGACTGCGTCAGTCTGTTAAGGACTACATGGACGTGATCGGGCTGAGTGCGCCCGAAAGCGGTAATGTTGATGACGTTGTGGCGGTCGCCCGCCAGATGGCTGACGCAATCGAACATGAACAAACGGATGGGCCTCTCAGACTTGTAGGTCATTCGTTCGGAGCAATGCTAGTATATTCCCTCGCGGTAGAGTTCGGACGCCGCGGTCGGGAAATAGAGCGGATTGTTGCCATCGATGGGCTGTTAGCACCGGCACTGTCTCCCTATCATACTGCTCGGTTGGATGACAACGATTTTGATCGGCTCGTACACATGAGCCGAGGTACGCCCGTGCCGCCACGGTCAAGGACATCGAGAGCACATGGCGCGGTGTTAGGCAAACTGAAGCGGGTCTTCGATCAAAATTGCCGCATCGCTGACACCGCTCAAATCTATGCACCAATCTATTCTCCTGTAACACTCGTCCTACCTACACAGGATAATGTCACCGGCATAACAAACGACCTGTTTTTGAAAAATTTGGGCGCGATTCAATCTGCGGCTGGAGTGAAAGATATGCTCGACGTTGATCTATTGTGGGTCAATGGTGACCACTTCTCAATGATTCGTCGTCCCGCTATCGATAAACTCGGCTGTGAGTTTCTGTCTCTCGAGTAA
- a CDS encoding beta-ketoacyl synthase N-terminal-like domain-containing protein, whose translation MCQFESGFVGQAFICSLIGISKVKQEGTEYLLNSSQERMCFLDAMDPRRKDLNICCAVELAAHMSTRQLQERLTSILRRHTLLNTQLVRRNGHYSWIHQTGAECLKEAVLPEINCASMQQLTTCYQDFISLPSHLVSHYPWRMQLVQCQGKTYLFCLFHHVICDGDRSLLLFLESLSDQMKLENGRASFVDRFSATPATEGDWEAVARLAEDIVDLGDLRGRFRLVGDIRPTVSELDIAPDEQFWHRAETEAVLLGALQFATANLLDDEQIIVAIPHDCVPDGCAEFGYFGNPGLALVPPSTEYGSLDNVGKVPEWARAQAALAARIARVPYQDIAASTVFAELRRTENLFDILLVRRKIFSFCSASVMRVFEPAPSPTPYLLVINFWFDASDRLICRLESANGLINQSSIDYLARRIKTYLLQMPRSEARPKGVDEFVKPSINAPPFFLNALRQQAKDNPEREAILDGQGTSYSYSFIVCIADELAEHIKARVAVNPTIAYAGPREPKEIAALIGVNMAGGCFLRMDEGDSHLHPEQLEQTSVSAILVTEEVFQRSNLPRGFAPCETPVAGFRLLVGAQEQPQSAAPQLDAYVVMTSGSTGNPKAIRFPAAQLDRLVKWHLECLPQARRMGQLSSLMHDVAYHEIYATLAGGRTLVFAESKLRRSATELASFLNRMELDRIYLPTVLLEGVARAALEQNLPCRDLRMVIVAGAPLEISENIKRWFATTGAMLLNHYGMSETQDITAHLLGSQPNAWPAHPPVGRPIAGTKVSVQGSRNEPLPAGMVGSLAVQFPIDSTDGFSAPMVTGDVGFIHEDGNIYLVGRSDRIVKVRGNRISLGAVESVLRQREDIADAAAISPRSTTIGQEPIAFFSAEPNYPALRPEDLVDYIISKLGRQFRCRVLNLPELPRLKNGKIDYPSLERRAAEIEIGDFSSSTLVGEATLHNMKVAGAIRKLAPDAKFTPNSRFSDIGFDSLGLIALEVELSGTFPGLTVADFYRFPTVASLENHFKSAKIPANHDALPPARFAGRYEHVSVVGMACRFPGAVSTEALWENLASGHCLITRDDDSAAEKELEEGRNFFVPSFGRLENVNSFDYEFFGLSPAEAYRMDPQIRIFLELCWSALEHSGDANFGNDTRVGLFAGAGLSTYLINELEPLRKSTTNVCFREDNTLQERLGNDRNYLTSTVSYRLGLTGPSIVIQAACATSLAAIHYARKALLDDECDIALAGGISVIWPQPIGYDYVEGSVRSPHGVCRPFDAAADGTVFSNGGGLVVLKRNKDSISDGNTVYANIVGGAINHDGDRRMNFAAPSPMGQAEVITQALRSANLGPDALAFVEAHGTGTVVGDAIEWSSIEQSLKKSKRNSPCLVGSVKGNLGHLDEAAGVAGFIKACLSLHHSVFPGTCHFQELNPRLSPNENMQVTSQSEPLAISNSLFGGVSAFGMGGTNSHIVLQRVEDQRRR comes from the coding sequence ATGTGCCAATTTGAAAGCGGCTTCGTTGGTCAAGCATTTATCTGCAGCCTCATTGGGATAAGCAAAGTGAAACAAGAAGGCACTGAATATCTATTGAACTCGTCGCAGGAACGAATGTGCTTTCTGGATGCGATGGATCCGCGGCGGAAGGATCTCAACATATGCTGTGCAGTCGAATTGGCGGCTCACATGTCAACGCGACAACTGCAGGAACGGCTGACATCCATTTTGCGTCGCCACACGTTACTGAATACGCAACTTGTTCGCCGCAACGGGCACTATTCCTGGATCCATCAGACGGGCGCAGAGTGCCTGAAAGAGGCTGTTCTGCCCGAGATAAACTGCGCATCCATGCAGCAACTTACCACGTGCTATCAAGACTTTATAAGTCTGCCTTCCCATTTAGTTTCGCACTACCCTTGGCGGATGCAACTTGTTCAGTGCCAAGGTAAGACCTATTTGTTCTGTCTGTTTCACCATGTCATCTGCGATGGAGACCGGTCGTTACTTCTATTCCTAGAAAGTCTGTCCGATCAGATGAAGTTGGAAAACGGCCGAGCATCGTTTGTCGACCGGTTCTCTGCTACCCCCGCGACGGAAGGCGACTGGGAAGCTGTGGCACGTCTAGCAGAGGACATTGTTGATTTAGGTGATCTGCGCGGACGATTCCGCCTTGTAGGAGACATTCGACCAACCGTTAGCGAGCTCGACATCGCACCAGATGAGCAATTTTGGCACCGAGCCGAAACCGAAGCAGTTCTGTTAGGTGCGCTCCAATTCGCAACCGCAAATTTGCTAGACGATGAACAGATTATCGTAGCGATACCCCATGATTGTGTCCCGGACGGCTGCGCGGAATTCGGCTATTTCGGGAATCCTGGACTGGCTTTGGTGCCACCATCAACGGAATATGGCTCTTTGGACAATGTCGGTAAAGTTCCTGAATGGGCAAGAGCACAGGCGGCGCTAGCAGCTCGGATTGCTCGCGTTCCCTATCAAGATATTGCCGCCTCGACAGTATTCGCGGAATTGCGTCGGACTGAAAATCTGTTCGATATTCTCTTAGTGCGACGTAAGATCTTTAGTTTTTGCAGCGCGTCGGTAATGCGTGTGTTCGAACCAGCACCATCGCCCACCCCATATCTTTTGGTCATCAATTTTTGGTTCGATGCGTCGGACCGACTGATCTGCCGGTTGGAATCCGCCAATGGTCTGATAAACCAAAGTTCTATTGATTACTTGGCTCGGCGAATCAAAACGTACCTATTGCAAATGCCGCGATCGGAAGCCCGCCCGAAAGGTGTCGATGAGTTCGTTAAACCCAGCATCAATGCGCCGCCTTTTTTTCTAAACGCACTGCGTCAGCAAGCCAAAGACAACCCCGAACGTGAGGCAATCCTCGACGGCCAAGGCACCAGCTATTCTTATTCCTTTATCGTATGCATTGCTGACGAACTGGCAGAGCATATAAAAGCGCGAGTGGCTGTCAATCCAACGATCGCGTATGCCGGTCCGCGCGAGCCAAAGGAAATCGCGGCGCTCATTGGAGTGAACATGGCAGGTGGGTGTTTTCTTCGGATGGATGAAGGGGACAGCCATTTGCATCCAGAACAATTGGAGCAGACGAGTGTCAGCGCAATTCTAGTCACGGAAGAGGTTTTCCAAAGATCTAATTTGCCAAGAGGATTTGCGCCTTGCGAAACACCGGTCGCAGGTTTTCGTCTCCTAGTCGGGGCACAAGAGCAGCCACAGTCTGCGGCCCCACAGCTTGACGCATATGTAGTCATGACTTCGGGATCCACCGGAAATCCAAAAGCAATTCGGTTTCCTGCTGCACAGTTGGACCGATTAGTGAAATGGCATCTGGAGTGTCTACCTCAGGCACGTCGGATGGGCCAACTGTCGTCGCTTATGCACGATGTGGCATATCACGAGATCTATGCAACACTGGCCGGGGGGCGAACACTTGTGTTCGCAGAGTCGAAATTGAGGCGGAGCGCTACCGAGCTAGCGTCTTTCTTGAATAGAATGGAGTTGGATAGGATATACCTCCCAACCGTTTTGTTGGAAGGAGTGGCTAGGGCAGCATTGGAACAGAACCTTCCTTGTCGAGACCTGCGGATGGTGATTGTCGCAGGTGCGCCGTTGGAGATAAGTGAGAATATCAAGCGCTGGTTTGCTACTACGGGTGCGATGCTTCTCAATCATTACGGTATGTCAGAAACCCAAGACATAACGGCGCATTTGCTAGGAAGTCAGCCCAATGCGTGGCCAGCCCACCCGCCGGTCGGGCGACCGATCGCCGGAACCAAAGTCTCTGTACAGGGCTCCCGAAACGAGCCGCTTCCGGCGGGCATGGTTGGCAGTCTCGCGGTTCAGTTTCCGATTGACTCAACGGACGGATTCTCAGCTCCGATGGTGACGGGCGATGTCGGTTTTATACACGAGGACGGCAATATCTATTTGGTGGGGCGCAGCGATAGAATAGTTAAAGTGCGTGGCAACCGGATTTCCTTAGGTGCCGTAGAATCAGTACTCCGTCAGAGAGAAGACATTGCTGACGCTGCTGCGATCTCGCCGCGTTCGACGACCATTGGGCAAGAGCCCATAGCCTTTTTTTCGGCTGAGCCAAACTATCCGGCGCTCCGGCCAGAGGATTTAGTCGATTACATCATCTCCAAACTCGGGCGCCAATTTCGGTGCCGAGTCCTTAACTTGCCTGAGTTACCGCGACTAAAAAACGGGAAGATAGACTATCCCTCACTCGAACGTCGCGCTGCTGAGATAGAGATTGGTGACTTCTCTTCGTCCACCTTAGTCGGGGAAGCTACACTTCATAACATGAAGGTAGCCGGGGCGATTCGCAAGCTCGCACCCGACGCAAAGTTCACACCGAATAGTCGGTTCAGCGATATTGGTTTCGATTCTTTGGGGCTAATTGCGCTTGAGGTGGAGCTATCGGGAACTTTTCCAGGTCTGACAGTGGCTGACTTTTATCGCTTTCCTACGGTTGCCTCCTTGGAGAATCACTTTAAGAGCGCAAAGATCCCAGCGAACCATGATGCGCTTCCTCCTGCGCGGTTCGCGGGGCGTTACGAGCATGTCAGCGTTGTTGGAATGGCTTGTCGTTTCCCAGGGGCGGTCTCGACGGAGGCGTTGTGGGAGAACCTGGCGAGCGGGCACTGCCTAATCACAAGGGATGATGATTCCGCAGCCGAAAAGGAATTGGAGGAAGGACGCAACTTCTTTGTTCCAAGCTTCGGCCGACTTGAGAACGTGAATTCGTTTGATTACGAGTTCTTCGGGCTCTCTCCGGCAGAAGCCTATAGAATGGATCCGCAGATACGGATTTTCCTCGAGTTATGTTGGTCTGCGCTTGAGCATTCCGGTGATGCGAACTTTGGGAATGATACTCGCGTCGGGCTCTTCGCAGGTGCCGGTTTGAGCACATATTTAATTAATGAACTTGAGCCCTTGCGCAAGAGCACGACCAATGTCTGTTTTCGCGAGGACAACACGCTACAGGAACGTCTTGGCAACGACCGAAACTACTTGACCTCGACGGTTTCTTACCGTCTTGGCCTCACCGGCCCTAGCATCGTGATCCAGGCGGCGTGTGCCACCTCCCTTGCGGCAATTCATTATGCCAGAAAGGCGCTGCTAGACGATGAATGCGATATTGCACTGGCTGGCGGCATTTCGGTGATTTGGCCTCAGCCTATAGGTTACGACTATGTTGAAGGATCTGTCCGGAGCCCGCACGGTGTTTGTCGCCCCTTCGATGCTGCAGCAGATGGAACTGTGTTTAGTAACGGTGGGGGCCTCGTTGTACTTAAAAGGAATAAAGATTCTATAAGTGACGGCAATACAGTTTACGCAAACATTGTCGGCGGCGCCATCAACCACGATGGTGATCGTAGGATGAACTTTGCCGCGCCAAGCCCTATGGGGCAAGCTGAGGTAATCACTCAGGCATTGCGTAGCGCCAACTTGGGACCCGATGCGTTGGCTTTTGTCGAAGCGCACGGGACTGGTACGGTTGTTGGAGACGCTATTGAATGGAGTTCGATTGAGCAGAGTCTCAAGAAATCCAAACGGAATTCACCGTGCTTGGTCGGCTCTGTTAAGGGCAACCTCGGCCATCTTGATGAAGCCGCGGGCGTGGCTGGGTTCATCAAGGCTTGCTTGAGTTTGCATCACTCTGTCTTTCCAGGAACCTGCCATTTCCAAGAACTGAATCCGCGGTTATCCCCGAATGAAAACATGCAAGTGACGAGCCAATCGGAGCCGCTTGCTATTTCTAATTCGCTGTTTGGTGGTGTGAGCGCCTTCGGAATGGGGGGCACAAATTCCCATATAGTCTTGCAACGGGTAGAAGATCAAAGGAGACGCTGA
- a CDS encoding ectoine synthase, with product MFVRSLQDVEVSDHFVEWGSGTSHRLLTERDRMGFSVCHTVVRAETVSLLQYRNHLEACYCIGGSGEVEDMHGNVFPIRKGVIYVLDKHDRHFLRGGRNEDLVLVSIFNPPLKGTERHVLCGESASSY from the coding sequence ATGTTTGTACGCAGTCTGCAAGATGTTGAAGTCAGCGACCACTTCGTTGAGTGGGGTAGTGGTACAAGCCATCGGCTACTGACAGAAAGAGACCGAATGGGCTTTTCCGTCTGTCACACAGTAGTACGTGCCGAGACCGTCTCTCTGCTTCAATACCGAAACCACCTGGAGGCATGCTATTGCATTGGAGGCTCGGGAGAGGTCGAGGACATGCACGGCAACGTTTTTCCAATTCGCAAAGGTGTCATATACGTGCTCGACAAGCATGACAGGCATTTTTTGCGTGGAGGTAGGAACGAGGACCTTGTTCTCGTCAGCATTTTCAACCCGCCGCTCAAGGGCACTGAGCGTCATGTTCTCTGTGGCGAGTCCGCCTCGAGTTATTGA
- a CDS encoding IS110 family transposase produces MDATSVGADVSQDWLDVHMLPRGERFRVGNDDTGIAELRERLSRVSPERIALEATGGLERVAVAALAAAGLPVVVVNSAHVRAFADTLGKRAKTDPIGAAVIAAYVNAVRPQLRSLPAATIRALADLVARRRHIVQIIMAEQNRLRTASSRQALKSIRRLLAALNRELQAIDADMDGHIRKSPLWQVSEKLLISMPGMGPAVARILLAELPELGSLDRRQIAALAGVAPFIRQSGKWRDKSFIGGGRGSVRAALFMAALVAIRHNPYPQDTPRSPSRRRKGQDRRRRRNHAQTAHNPQGHDPGRKTMANRLTAKTGALASDQTMISDPG; encoded by the coding sequence ATGGACGCGACCTCCGTAGGGGCCGACGTTTCGCAGGACTGGTTGGACGTGCATATGCTGCCAAGAGGCGAGCGCTTCCGGGTTGGCAATGATGATACCGGCATTGCCGAACTGCGGGAAAGGCTCTCCCGGGTTTCACCGGAGCGGATCGCGCTGGAGGCCACGGGCGGCCTCGAGCGGGTGGCGGTGGCGGCGCTAGCAGCGGCGGGTCTGCCGGTGGTCGTGGTCAATTCGGCGCACGTGCGCGCCTTCGCCGACACGCTCGGTAAGCGTGCCAAGACCGATCCGATCGGCGCGGCGGTGATCGCGGCCTACGTCAACGCCGTGCGACCGCAGTTGCGGTCGTTGCCCGCCGCGACGATCCGCGCGCTGGCCGACCTCGTCGCGCGTCGGCGCCACATCGTCCAGATAATCATGGCCGAGCAGAACCGTCTGCGCACGGCGAGCAGCCGTCAGGCCCTCAAGAGCATCAGGCGGCTGCTTGCCGCGCTGAACCGCGAGTTGCAAGCAATCGACGCCGACATGGACGGCCACATCCGCAAGTCGCCGCTGTGGCAGGTCAGCGAGAAGCTGCTCATCTCCATGCCCGGCATGGGACCGGCGGTGGCGAGAATCCTGCTCGCCGAACTGCCCGAACTCGGCAGCCTCGACCGCCGTCAGATCGCCGCGCTTGCAGGGGTGGCACCCTTCATCCGTCAGTCGGGCAAGTGGCGCGACAAGAGCTTTATCGGCGGCGGCCGCGGATCCGTGAGAGCGGCGCTGTTCATGGCCGCCCTCGTCGCCATCCGCCACAACCCTTACCCTCAAGACACTCCGCGATCGCCTAGTCGCCGCCGGAAAGGCCAAGATCGTCGCCGTCGTCGCAATCATGCGCAAACTGCTCACAATCCTCAAGGCCATGATCCGGGACGAAAAACCATGGCAAACCGCTTGACCGCCAAAACAGGCGCTCTCGCCTCTGACCAAACCATGATCTCAGATCCTGGATGA